CGAGCTCAGGTCGTTCTGGATGCGGTTGGAGAAGAACTGGTAGTGGAAACGTACATCATTGACTTTGTTGCTTCCGATGAGGGAACTCAACCCGGCGACTACGTCATGGAACCGATTGAACTCGTCTGCCGTGGAATCGGGCGCGTCCTGATCGTTGAAAAACTCGTTGAGGGAGCCGTTGTCCTGTTCCGCATAGCGGCCAAAGAGCGTGTGATTGTCGGCCACTTTGACGTCCACCCGGGCCAAGTGGAAGTTTTGGCGAAAGGCCTGTGGCGTCACCGTCCCGTCCAGCGTGGGAAACGCGCCTCCGCTGTTAAACACGCGCGAAGTGTCGTTCTGCTGGCGTTCGTAGCTATAGAAGAAGAATGCCCGATCCTTCTTGATGGGTCCGCCGATGGTACCCCCGAACTGGCGGCTGTCGAAGGGCGGCTTGGGATCGCCCAGCATCTCGGAAATGGCGTTGTTGGATTGCAGGCTGTCATCGCGGAAGAAACCGAAGGCTGAGCCGTGGAACTCGTTGCCGCCGCTTTTGGTGACGACGTTAATCACACCGCCGATACCGCGCCCGTACTGGGCTTTGGGATCATGGGTAATCACCTCGAATTCCTGCACCGCCTCCAGCGAGAGCGTGAGGTTCTGGCCGCCCATGAAGATGTCGGTGTTGTCGCCGCCGTCGATGGCCATGAACAGGTTGCGCCCGTTCTGGCCGTTGATGCTGATGGCCGGCACGTTCCTCTTCACCGGGTCGTAATTGGCGTTGATGGCAGTGTTGCCTGCGGTCACGCCTGGCACCAGGATGGCGAGCGTAGAAAAGTCGCGCCCGTTGATGGGCAGGGTCTGCACCTGCTCGGGCGTGATGTTCTTGTGGACGGTGGCGGTGTTGGTCTCGACCAGCGGCGTCTCCGCTTCCACCTTCACTTCTTCCTCACGCGCTGCCGGGGAGAGCGTGAAAATCAGGTCCGCGGACTGCCCCACCAACAGGGTCAGCTCCTTGGCTTGCCCACCGAAGCCGCTCTGCGTCACCGTTACTCGGTAGGGACCGGCGGGAAGGTTGGGCACGGTGAAGGTGCCGTCGCTGCCGCTCTGGGTCTCGCGTTTTTGCCCGGTATGGGTGGCCAGCACCTCGACCCTGGCGCCGCTGATCACGGCGCCGCTCGCGTCCTTGACCTGTCCCAGGATGGTCGAACCACTGACTTGCCCCCACAACGACAGCGAAACGCACAGCATCAGCACCAGCGCCCATCCTGCCACCCACTTTTTCTCCACATCGCCTGTCATATTGCCCCCAAGAAAGTTCGTACAGTACACAAACGGCTGCGATTTATATCGCACTTGTAAGTCTCTGACAAGTAATGTGGTTAAGGTGGGCAGCAGCGAGTCAATCTTTCTAAGATTCGCAAGTAGCTGGGAAGTTTCGGGTGTGCGCAGAATATTCTTGCGCGAGTCCGGCCAGGTCGTGGTACCGGATACTCGGTCCTCGCAATTTCGCGGCTTGCAACTTCTCCCCCGGTGCGGTTTCATATCCGCTCACGCATGACCGAACTGGAAACATTCCTGAGCACCTACGGCCTGTGGGCGCTGTTTTTTGCGGCGGCCGTGGAGGGCGACCTCAGCCTGATGCTGGCGGGCATGCTGGTGCACTTGGGCATTTGGCGCGCCGGACCGGCCCTGGCCGTGGGGGCGGGCGGAGGCCTGGCCGGCGACCTTTTCTACTTCTGGCTGGGGCACGGCACTGCCCGCCGCTGGCTCACCACCGCCCACGGACAGCGCGTGCTGCCGCGCATCGAGCGGGCCGCCCAACGCTACGGCACCTGGTCGCTGTTTTTCGCGCGTTACATCTACGGCGCGCGGGTCGCCATCATGTTCTTCTGGGGGATGCGTCGGCTTCCCTACCACCGCTTTCTCGCGCTCGACGCCGTGAACTGCGTGGTGTGGGCGCTGGTACTGGGCAGCATCGGCTACGGCTTCACGGGCAGCCTGGAGTGGATCACCGGAGAACTGAAGCGCGCCGACACCTGGTTGTTGCTCGGAATCGCCGTTTTTGCCGCGGCGCTCGGCATGCGCCACTACATGGCGGAGTTTCTACGCCCGCACAACTCACCCTCGGACAACGGCCGCTAGCCCAGGATCAAGCCGAAATCGCCAAAGCCCAGATACGCCATCCGCTCGCTGCTGAACGCGGGAGCCGCCTGCAGAACCTGCTCGAACCAGCGGATCGCGGCCTCCAGGTCATGCACGCGGCAATGCACATGGGACACTTTCATTGCGGCTCCTCCAAATCACGATACGAATGTGAAGTCTCACGCAGACGCCCGGAACCTACTGGCGGAGAGAGAGGGATTCGAACCCTCGTTACCCTTTCGAGTAAACACGCTTTCCAAGCGTGCGCCTTCAGCCACTCGGCCATCTCTCCGCGACGTGCTGGGATTAAAAGGGATTCAGGCGGCGCAATCCATTCTAGCGCAGGGAGAGGAGATGCAGCGCCGCGGGGGCAGCGTCCATGCAGCGCCTGCGGCGCCCGGCGGAAAGGGGCGCCGCCGGTATGATCACTCTTCGTCGTTGTGGAGCTGCTGGGCGAGGTAGTTCTCGACACCCATCTCGTCGATGGCGTGGAGCTGAGCCTCGAGCCAGTCGATGTGCCCTTCTTCATCGGTCAGGATGTGCTCCAGCAGCTCACGCGAGCCGCCGTCGCCGTGGGCGTCGCAGGTCTTGATGCCGTCGTTCAGCCGCTTCACCGCCTCGTATTCCAGTTGCAGGTCGTTCTTGAACTGTTCCGGCACGGTCTTGCCGACGTTGATCTTGAAGTACGCGCTCATGTTGGGCGTGGAGTCGAGATACAGGATGCGCTCCATGAGCTGCTCGGCGTGCTTCATCTCGTCGATGGATTCCTTGCGGATGAAGTGGTAGAGCTTCTCGTAGCGCCAGTTGTGGCACATCTCGGCGTGCAGGAAATACTGGTTGATGGCGGTCAGTTCCGCCTTCAGCACTTCGCCCAGCACCGCAATGACCTTGGGATCGCCTTTCACGCTCACTCTCCTTGGCGAAAATGATGACCTACGAAGAATATCAGCTTCCCGCTTCCAGCTCCTAGCCCGCGCGCGCCGCAGCTTCCTCCAGGGCGCGTCGGGTGAAGACCCGCGCCAGGTGCTGGCGGTACTCCGCCGATGCGAAGTTGTCCGCGAGCGCCGCGACGCCGTCGGCGGCGCGCTCGCTGGCGGCGGCGATGGCTGAGGCCGGCTTGCCGCGCAGCGCGTTCTCCACCGCCGTGGCCCGGTAGGCGCGCTCGCCCACCCCGGTGATGCCCACAGCCGCCGACATGATCTTCCCGCTCATCATCCGCACGTTCGCCGCCACGCCGACCACGGCGAAGCCGGAAGCAGGATGCCGGAACTTCTTGTAGGCGGAGCCGGAACCCGCCGTGGAGCGCAGGCGGATCTCGGTCAGGATCTCGTCCGGTTTCAGCGCCGTAGTGAACATGCCGGTGAAGAAATCGCGCGCCGCGATGACGCGGTCGCCGTGCTGGCTCATGGCGACCATCTCGCCGTCCAGCGCCAGCACCGCAGCGGGATAGTCGGCGGCCGGATGCGCCGCAGCCAGCGAGCCGCCGAGGGTGCCGGCGTTGCGCACCTGCACGTCGCCGATTTCCGAAGCGGCCTGCGCCAGCAGGGGACACAGCGCGTGCAACAGGTCGGAACCGGCGATTTCGGCGTGGCGGGTCATAGCGCCGATGGCGAAGCCGTCGCCGGTGTGCCGGATGTAGCTCAAGCCGCTGATTCGTCCCAGGTCGATCAGCGTTCCCGCGCTCGCCAGCCGCAGCTTCATGGCCGGCAGCAAGCTGTGTCCGCCGGCGAGCAGCTTGGCGTCCGGACGCGAAGCCAGCATGGCCAAGGCTTCGCCCAGCGTGCGCGGAGCCTCGTAGTCGAACGGTGCCGGAATCATGAGCGCCTCCTTGCCGTCCGGGTCTTCGCGGCGCGACGGGCCTTCGCCGCGGGCCGTGCTCGCGGCGCCGGCCGCGCTTTCCTCGCAGCCGGCGGACTGGCTTTCGCCGCAGCCGCCGCTTTCTCCGAAACCGCAGCCTTGGCCGCCGGAGACTTGGCTGCATTCCGCTGCTGCGCTTCGCGGATGGCCCGCCAGACTTTCTCCGGCTTGAGGGGCATGTCCAGATGGCGGATGCCGAGCGGCGTCAGCGCATCGCAGACCGCGCCCACGATGGCCGCCGTCGAAGCGATGGTGCCGGCTTCCCCCACGCCCTTGATGCCCATGGGATTCACCGGGGAGGGCGTCACCGTATGGGCCAGCTGGAAGCGCGGCAGGTGTTCCGCCTTGGGCACGGCGTACTCCATCAGTTCGCCGGTCACGGCCTGGCCCGCGGAGTCGTACACCATCTCTTCATAGAGCGCCTGGCCCAGGCCCTGGGCGATGCCGCCGTGAAGCTGGCCTTCCACCAGCAGCGGATTGATGACCTTCCCGCAGTCGTCCACCGCCAGGTACCTGTCGATGCGAATCTGTCCCGTCTCCGGATCCACCTCGACCGCGCACACGTGTGCGCCGAAGGGGAAGGTGAAGTTGGTCGGCTCGAAGAAATGCGTGGCTTCCAGACCCGGATCCACGCCCGGCGGCAGCGTCTTGGCCGTGTACGCGGCCATCACCACTTCGCCAAAGGGCAGCGACTTGCGCGTTCCCCGCGCGCTGAAGCGTCCGTGGGCGTAGGAGACGTTTCCCGGCTTGGTGTTCATCAGGTGGGCGGCGAACGTCATGAGCTTGTGTTTCAGTTTCTGCGTGGCGTAAAGCGCCGCCGTGCCGCCCACGGCCGTGGCCCGCGAGCCGAACGTGCCGATGCCGTAGGGCACGGCCGCCGTATCGCCGTGGACCACCGTAACGCTCTCGGGCGAAACACCGAGTTCATCCGCCACAATCTGCGCGAAGCTGGTCTCCTGCCCCTGCCCGTGCGGCGAGGCCCCGGTCAGCACCGTGACCGCGCCGGTGGGATCGATGCGCACCGTGGCGCTCTCCCAGCCGCCGGCGGGCATGGCCGCGGAAGGACCCAGGGCGCAGATCTCGACGTAGGTCGAAAGGCCGATGCCGTAGTACCTGCCCTGTTTCCAGGCCGCCTTCTGGCGGGCTCGCAGCTTGTCATACCCGCACAGCGCCAGCGCTTTCTTCAGCGTGCCCTGGTAGTTGCCCGAGTCATAGGAAAGCCCGGTCGCGGTGGCGAAGGGAAACTCGGTCGGCTTGGGGAAATTGCGGCGCCGGATCTCGGCGGGATCCATGCCCAGCTCGTCAGCGGCCACATCCATCATGCGCTCGATGAGGTAGGTGGCTTCGGGGCGGCCGGCGCCGCGATAGGCGTCGGTGGACATCTTGTTGGTGAACGCGCCGCGCACCTCCACGTCGATCGCCGGAATCTTGTAGCAGCCGGTGATCATCAACGAGGTCAGCGTGGGAATATTGGGCGTGAGGAGCTGGTGATACGCGCCCAGGTCGGCCAGGATGCGGGCGCGCAGCGCGAGGATGGTGCCGTCCTTCTTCAGCGCCAGCTCGACGTTCTGGATGTGGTCGCGGCCGTGGATCGTGGCCAGCACGTTCTCGCGCCGCGTCTCGCTCCACTTGACCGGACGGCCCAGCTTCATCGCCAGCCAGGGGATGACGCCCTCTTCGCGATACACATTCAGCTTGCTGCCGAAGCCGCCGCCGACTTCGGGCGTGACCACGCGCACGCAATTTTCCGGAATCCCCAGCATCACGGCAATCTGCGTCTTGGCCAGGTGCGGGATTTGCGTCGAGGTCCACACCGTCAGCACATTTTCGCCCGGGCGGTACTCCGCCACCACGCCGCGTGTCTCCATCGCCACCGGCACCAGGCGCTGGTTGGTCATGCGCAGTTGCACCACCTTGTCCGCGCGCTTGAAGCCTGCGGCAGC
This genomic stretch from Terriglobales bacterium harbors:
- a CDS encoding VTT domain-containing protein; this translates as MTELETFLSTYGLWALFFAAAVEGDLSLMLAGMLVHLGIWRAGPALAVGAGGGLAGDLFYFWLGHGTARRWLTTAHGQRVLPRIERAAQRYGTWSLFFARYIYGARVAIMFFWGMRRLPYHRFLALDAVNCVVWALVLGSIGYGFTGSLEWITGELKRADTWLLLGIAVFAAALGMRHYMAEFLRPHNSPSDNGR
- the bfr gene encoding bacterioferritin is translated as MKGDPKVIAVLGEVLKAELTAINQYFLHAEMCHNWRYEKLYHFIRKESIDEMKHAEQLMERILYLDSTPNMSAYFKINVGKTVPEQFKNDLQLEYEAVKRLNDGIKTCDAHGDGGSRELLEHILTDEEGHIDWLEAQLHAIDEMGVENYLAQQLHNDEE
- a CDS encoding xanthine dehydrogenase family protein subunit M, which produces MIPAPFDYEAPRTLGEALAMLASRPDAKLLAGGHSLLPAMKLRLASAGTLIDLGRISGLSYIRHTGDGFAIGAMTRHAEIAGSDLLHALCPLLAQAASEIGDVQVRNAGTLGGSLAAAHPAADYPAAVLALDGEMVAMSQHGDRVIAARDFFTGMFTTALKPDEILTEIRLRSTAGSGSAYKKFRHPASGFAVVGVAANVRMMSGKIMSAAVGITGVGERAYRATAVENALRGKPASAIAAASERAADGVAALADNFASAEYRQHLARVFTRRALEEAAARAG
- the cutA gene encoding glyceraldehyde dehydrogenase subunit alpha; this encodes MPAKTAAAPRWVGRRFKRKEDPRLIQGISHYTDDLKLPGMLYAAFVRSPYAHAKIRSISTDAARSTPGVVGVFTSADMPTLGGAPYAGGMPGLKTPPNPPLAKEVVRHVGESVAVVVAEDSYAARDAAELVEVDYEALPVVTDVEKAIEKGSPLVHPQFKTNLAYVHELKTGDAAAGFKRADKVVQLRMTNQRLVPVAMETRGVVAEYRPGENVLTVWTSTQIPHLAKTQIAVMLGIPENCVRVVTPEVGGGFGSKLNVYREEGVIPWLAMKLGRPVKWSETRRENVLATIHGRDHIQNVELALKKDGTILALRARILADLGAYHQLLTPNIPTLTSLMITGCYKIPAIDVEVRGAFTNKMSTDAYRGAGRPEATYLIERMMDVAADELGMDPAEIRRRNFPKPTEFPFATATGLSYDSGNYQGTLKKALALCGYDKLRARQKAAWKQGRYYGIGLSTYVEICALGPSAAMPAGGWESATVRIDPTGAVTVLTGASPHGQGQETSFAQIVADELGVSPESVTVVHGDTAAVPYGIGTFGSRATAVGGTAALYATQKLKHKLMTFAAHLMNTKPGNVSYAHGRFSARGTRKSLPFGEVVMAAYTAKTLPPGVDPGLEATHFFEPTNFTFPFGAHVCAVEVDPETGQIRIDRYLAVDDCGKVINPLLVEGQLHGGIAQGLGQALYEEMVYDSAGQAVTGELMEYAVPKAEHLPRFQLAHTVTPSPVNPMGIKGVGEAGTIASTAAIVGAVCDALTPLGIRHLDMPLKPEKVWRAIREAQQRNAAKSPAAKAAVSEKAAAAAKASPPAARKARPAPRARPAAKARRAAKTRTARRRS